A region of Nostoc sp. 'Peltigera membranacea cyanobiont' N6 DNA encodes the following proteins:
- a CDS encoding phage baseplate assembly protein V — MNDIFKILNQSQKANQIALDQQGRMPYPTLAIVTTNVDPQNKRRIKVSLPSSPSLESDWIRRLDIAPGVDANLPPINSTVLILFVDGLESNAYYLPIINDTNPPKDKEDIVNDYYSSIPGSKNVSVSGTDTLNVSGEIAISSEKSITSTATEDVKAYSKRNIFMQALQAITLSAAQYVLLQAGTWFVKLYSNGTSEMGGGVLTVNCGGFGINFVSTGTMSINGKQIATVGAVDSRGDTIVNKGW, encoded by the coding sequence ATGAATGATATATTTAAAATATTAAATCAATCTCAAAAAGCAAACCAAATTGCACTAGATCAGCAGGGTAGGATGCCTTACCCAACTTTAGCTATAGTTACCACAAATGTTGACCCACAAAATAAGCGTAGAATTAAAGTATCATTACCATCCTCACCTTCTTTAGAGAGTGATTGGATTAGAAGACTTGATATTGCCCCTGGAGTTGATGCTAACCTACCTCCTATTAACTCAACAGTATTAATTTTATTTGTAGATGGTTTAGAGAGCAATGCCTATTACTTACCAATTATTAATGACACTAACCCACCTAAAGATAAAGAAGATATAGTTAATGATTATTACTCATCTATTCCTGGAAGTAAAAATGTTTCAGTAAGTGGAACTGACACTTTAAATGTAAGTGGTGAAATAGCTATTAGCTCTGAAAAAAGTATAACTTCTACAGCCACAGAAGATGTTAAAGCTTATTCTAAAAGAAATATTTTTATGCAAGCTTTACAGGCAATTACTTTAAGTGCTGCTCAATATGTCTTATTACAAGCAGGTACTTGGTTTGTCAAGCTATATAGTAATGGAACAAGCGAGATGGGTGGAGGTGTCCTCACAGTGAACTGTGGTGGTTTTGGGATTAATTTCGTGTCCACAGGAACCATGTCTATTAATGGTAAACAAATTGCTACCGTTGGAGCAGTTGACTCTAGGGGCGACACAATAGTAAATAAAGGGTGGTAA
- a CDS encoding peptidoglycan DD-metalloendopeptidase family protein, translated as MSYINNQNPNPSQYLLNPYLKITIGSKGSTEAETFTIGDEKLIKASVTLAEGKAQSNCNFTVYDPQKILVDKFFTYVESVNGLDPVEASKSVATTPSVTSITNSAIPDANSGVGVTGKVLFEKTTASIFNDTTGSRDNTLYPDRDFGCAMRYNNPAAARQFGSQGMFTDLKFGDKVKVTNLDNGKSVICDIQDWGPHTTLGDRGIDLFTRAFNELTGTKGFQAANTIGLLHNIKVELVENSTTTSASSTSNQTKEQTATQQSNQAKNSQLSSIKVNDWPAALLPATKSIIVVPGHIADGASGSGTNGTATSSVTYKGESRTLEFVVNDKLTEILLTKLPQAGYTVVTAPTVPAGRSDAARRAYQDAVKTLKEQIGAYAFEIHCDEPAGRSGVIPGGKYDLSGKSLSLIDVALANEFGSYSFTHRQALSAPSRGITILEVTNLGAALTSITQTAVSSGNYQTLNDTLLPIALKIIKAFDSATSGVTPTSNVASSVAASQSPTTQVTPIAKTLAGAQITVEMGYGGKAIAAYSFIHTGLKFSLFEPDALEFSGTAATVVLTQIVRNTVYTNLTFKKIAQKITSNYGMKLEMPEDGPLYTRFPQRGITDYEALLIEARRIGYRVHCVGPTLYIGPRKGLKADQNVFVCEYGTNMGGTFTVSHQAQTSSSGGARSSKPGETTSVGERKFEIDPDSGVMVQKKKENVVGTGGDNLPSTTGAISPIPAPTTTGATDTADSQRVSDENRIKGILAQTEFPTTPEVLTLDPDTLFQTKGVSKFLDRIWVIDTITHTYSGGSFISRATCYSPLKNKSASSDIPSVKSIENPVINSSANSGSNNYIIPAHGTFTSPYGMRTLNGVTKLHKGIDIANNAGTPIQAAADGTVSSVGDANDGYGNKVIIDHTNNEQTAYAHTSKILVGNGQQVKQGQVIALIGNTGHSFGNHLHWEIRVAGNPINPGLRVKLPKKGDPI; from the coding sequence ATGTCTTATATTAATAATCAAAATCCTAACCCAAGTCAATATCTTTTGAATCCTTACTTAAAAATTACTATAGGTTCTAAAGGTAGCACTGAAGCAGAAACGTTTACAATTGGGGATGAAAAGCTTATTAAGGCATCAGTAACCTTAGCAGAGGGTAAAGCTCAATCAAACTGTAACTTTACTGTCTATGACCCACAGAAGATCCTTGTAGATAAGTTCTTTACATACGTTGAAAGTGTAAATGGTCTAGACCCAGTAGAAGCTTCTAAATCAGTAGCCACCACTCCTTCTGTAACCTCAATTACTAACTCAGCAATTCCTGATGCTAATTCAGGAGTAGGTGTTACTGGTAAAGTTTTATTTGAGAAAACTACCGCTAGTATTTTCAATGACACCACAGGTTCTAGGGATAATACTCTTTACCCTGATAGAGACTTTGGCTGTGCAATGAGATATAACAACCCTGCTGCTGCTAGACAATTTGGTTCTCAGGGTATGTTTACTGACCTCAAGTTTGGAGATAAAGTAAAAGTCACGAATTTAGATAACGGTAAATCTGTTATTTGTGATATCCAAGATTGGGGGCCTCACACTACTTTAGGTGATAGAGGAATTGACCTTTTTACTAGAGCATTTAATGAGCTAACAGGTACTAAGGGATTTCAAGCTGCTAATACTATTGGTCTACTACATAATATTAAAGTTGAATTAGTAGAAAATTCCACAACTACTTCTGCTTCATCCACTAGTAATCAAACTAAAGAGCAGACAGCAACTCAACAAAGTAATCAAGCTAAAAACTCTCAACTATCTTCCATTAAAGTAAATGATTGGCCTGCTGCTTTACTACCAGCAACAAAGTCAATTATTGTGGTTCCTGGGCACATAGCTGATGGAGCTTCAGGTAGCGGCACCAATGGTACTGCAACTTCTTCAGTAACCTATAAAGGTGAGTCTAGAACTCTAGAATTTGTAGTCAATGATAAGTTGACTGAAATACTACTTACTAAATTACCTCAAGCTGGGTATACAGTAGTGACTGCTCCCACAGTACCTGCTGGTAGAAGTGATGCTGCACGTAGAGCTTATCAGGATGCTGTCAAAACTCTCAAGGAACAAATAGGTGCTTATGCTTTTGAAATACACTGTGATGAACCTGCGGGTAGATCAGGTGTAATTCCAGGGGGTAAATATGACCTTAGCGGTAAGTCTCTATCTTTAATAGATGTTGCCTTAGCTAATGAATTTGGCTCCTATTCTTTCACTCACAGACAAGCTTTAAGTGCCCCTAGTAGAGGAATAACTATATTAGAAGTAACTAACCTTGGGGCTGCTTTAACTTCCATAACTCAAACTGCTGTTAGCTCTGGTAATTATCAAACTTTAAATGATACTTTACTACCTATTGCTCTGAAGATAATTAAAGCTTTTGATAGTGCCACCTCTGGAGTAACCCCTACTTCTAACGTTGCCTCCTCAGTAGCAGCTTCTCAGTCACCTACTACTCAAGTTACCCCAATTGCTAAGACTCTAGCAGGTGCTCAAATTACAGTTGAGATGGGTTATGGAGGTAAAGCGATCGCAGCTTATTCTTTCATTCACACTGGACTTAAGTTTTCTCTATTTGAACCTGATGCTCTTGAGTTTTCTGGAACTGCTGCTACTGTTGTTTTAACTCAAATAGTTAGGAATACTGTTTACACCAATCTGACTTTTAAAAAGATAGCTCAAAAGATTACTTCCAACTATGGAATGAAACTTGAGATGCCTGAAGATGGTCCACTATATACTAGGTTTCCTCAAAGAGGAATCACAGATTATGAGGCACTACTAATTGAAGCTAGAAGAATTGGGTATAGAGTTCACTGTGTTGGCCCAACTCTATATATAGGCCCCCGCAAAGGTTTAAAAGCTGACCAGAACGTTTTTGTATGCGAGTATGGCACAAATATGGGAGGTACCTTTACTGTCTCTCATCAAGCTCAGACTTCCAGTTCAGGAGGTGCCAGGTCATCTAAACCAGGTGAAACTACTTCAGTTGGTGAACGTAAGTTTGAAATTGACCCCGACTCTGGGGTAATGGTTCAGAAGAAAAAGGAAAATGTTGTTGGTACAGGTGGAGATAACTTACCTTCCACAACAGGAGCTATAAGCCCTATTCCTGCCCCTACAACTACAGGAGCTACTGATACTGCTGATAGTCAACGTGTAAGTGATGAAAATAGAATTAAAGGCATCTTAGCTCAAACTGAATTCCCTACTACTCCTGAAGTTTTAACCCTTGACCCTGATACATTATTTCAAACTAAAGGAGTTAGTAAGTTCCTTGATAGAATATGGGTGATTGATACTATTACCCATACATACTCTGGTGGAAGTTTTATTAGTAGAGCTACCTGTTATTCTCCTTTAAAAAATAAATCTGCAAGTAGTGATATTCCTTCAGTTAAATCAATAGAAAACCCAGTTATTAATAGTAGTGCAAATTCCGGGTCTAATAATTATATTATTCCTGCACATGGCACCTTTACTTCCCCTTATGGTATGAGAACTCTAAATGGGGTTACTAAACTTCATAAGGGGATTGATATTGCTAATAATGCTGGAACACCTATTCAAGCTGCTGCTGATGGAACTGTGTCTTCTGTAGGAGATGCAAATGATGGATATGGAAACAAAGTAATCATTGACCATACAAACAATGAACAAACTGCTTATGCTCATACTAGTAAGATTTTAGTGGGTAATGGTCAGCAAGTTAAACAAGGTCAAGTGATTGCACTAATAGGTAATACAGGTCATTCCTTCGGAAACCATTTACATTGGGAAATTAGAGTAGCAGGTAATCCAATTAATCCAGGCTTAAGAGTAAAACTACCTAAAAAAGGTGATCCAATCTAA
- a CDS encoding LysM peptidoglycan-binding domain-containing protein, which produces MSTLPIRNPLNTPKTVSFNVGDSLTKIANEVLGDSTAWRELATMNDLDIFKAIEVGQTLTIPNPEVAERKFKLYASTEISNISDQVQATITEITQSREAQTILNLLGTSQENILRDVNLSLSGLAKGIAPTSQDELLSKLKGSKEGTADNQNVWQLISWILP; this is translated from the coding sequence ATGAGTACTTTACCTATACGTAATCCTTTAAATACTCCCAAAACTGTATCATTTAATGTTGGGGATTCTCTAACTAAAATTGCTAATGAAGTATTAGGTGATTCAACAGCTTGGCGGGAGTTAGCCACTATGAATGACCTTGATATATTTAAAGCAATTGAAGTGGGGCAAACTTTAACCATTCCTAACCCAGAAGTAGCTGAACGTAAATTTAAGTTATATGCCTCTACTGAGATATCAAATATAAGCGATCAAGTTCAAGCCACTATTACTGAAATTACTCAATCTAGAGAAGCTCAAACCATATTGAATCTATTAGGTACTAGTCAAGAGAACATTCTCAGAGATGTAAATCTATCCCTTTCTGGATTGGCTAAGGGAATTGCTCCTACCTCACAAGATGAACTTTTATCTAAATTGAAAGGCTCTAAAGAAGGTACTGCTGATAACCAAAATGTATGGCAACTAATCTCATGGATATTGCCTTAA